In the genome of Methanobacterium sp., one region contains:
- a CDS encoding zinc dependent phospholipase C family protein, with the protein MNKALIMSLFIITVSLFQAPASAWNPNTHYEIVENNYNAMPYDVQQKLSLEDMKDGADDPDFKFFDFSNHSYPNSFERADYWLKKAKIHYKMGDYKYASYCFGVASHYISDTFCAPHSARNGKGFNHVIYELQGSSLSPKFTFYAANQYSGGNTNNLNGDLKSILIEGYLNGEDSWNNWITNRDSSYVQKDLNQASGASFNAMNRAIIESNFS; encoded by the coding sequence ATGAATAAAGCTTTAATAATGTCACTTTTTATTATAACAGTTTCTTTGTTCCAGGCGCCAGCATCAGCCTGGAATCCGAATACACATTATGAAATCGTTGAAAATAACTATAACGCCATGCCATATGATGTTCAGCAAAAATTAAGTCTTGAAGATATGAAAGACGGGGCAGATGATCCGGATTTTAAATTTTTCGATTTCAGCAATCATAGTTACCCTAACAGTTTTGAAAGGGCAGATTACTGGCTAAAAAAAGCGAAAATTCATTATAAAATGGGTGATTATAAGTATGCAAGTTACTGTTTTGGAGTAGCTTCCCATTATATCTCAGACACTTTTTGTGCTCCCCACAGTGCCAGAAATGGAAAAGGATTTAATCATGTTATATATGAGTTACAGGGCAGTTCACTTAGTCCAAAATTCACCTTTTACGCTGCAAATCAGTATTCGGGTGGAAATACAAATAATTTAAATGGAGATTTAAAATCTATTTTAATCGAGGGATATTTAAACGGCGAAGATAGCTGGAACAACTGGATTACAAATAGAGATAGTTCATACGTCCAAAAAGACCTTAATCAAGCATCAGGCGCTTCATTTAATGCTATGAATAGGGCTATAATAGAATCAAATTTTAGTTAA
- a CDS encoding PH domain-containing protein translates to MTTAATIQEYLISIVQIPLVQGVTVFLLLIILILFLWITWDLLKWRSTSYKLTDQRIITKSGILRKNKNYIHYDKIQDVTVSQSLTERITSSGDIEVFGGHEHTRIILNDIPRPKDVEEMINRMIEGDMIFEKPEPRPKTRKKLKYRDSVIKRHNEKFRRE, encoded by the coding sequence ATGACTACTGCCGCAACAATTCAAGAATATTTAATAAGTATTGTCCAAATTCCACTTGTACAGGGCGTTACTGTTTTCTTACTCCTTATTATCCTAATTTTATTCCTCTGGATTACTTGGGATCTTCTTAAATGGAGATCAACATCATATAAACTTACAGATCAAAGAATTATCACTAAAAGTGGTATACTGCGCAAAAATAAGAACTATATTCACTACGATAAAATACAGGATGTAACTGTATCACAGAGCCTGACTGAAAGAATAACTTCAAGTGGTGATATTGAAGTTTTTGGAGGGCATGAACATACAAGAATCATTCTAAATGATATTCCACGTCCAAAAGATGTTGAGGAAATGATAAACAGAATGATTGAAGGTGACATGATATTTGAAAAACCCGAACCACGTCCGAAGACAAGGAAAAAGCTTAAATACAGAGATTCAGTTATAAAAAGACATAATGAAAAATTTAGAAGGGAATAA